In uncultured Ilyobacter sp., a genomic segment contains:
- the atpC gene encoding ATP synthase F1 subunit epsilon: MATFKLEVITPITKILEKEVEMIILRTTEGDMGVLANHAPFVAELAIGEMKIKSSDEEVAYFVSGGFIDISREQTTILADEAIDAREIDVARAKQDAEVAQAKLTKLKEDRDIAATQKALQDALTKVRIAEQYR; this comes from the coding sequence ATGGCTACCTTTAAGTTAGAAGTGATTACTCCTATTACAAAAATTCTTGAAAAAGAAGTTGAAATGATTATCTTGAGGACCACTGAAGGGGATATGGGAGTTTTGGCAAACCATGCTCCCTTCGTGGCAGAACTTGCTATTGGAGAGATGAAAATAAAATCTTCAGATGAAGAAGTAGCATACTTTGTATCTGGTGGTTTCATAGACATCTCGAGAGAGCAGACCACAATTCTTGCTGACGAGGCTATTGATGCAAGAGAGATAGATGTGGCAAGAGCAAAACAAGATGCCGAGGTTGCTCAGGCTAAGCTGACGAAGCTCAAAGAGGACAGAGATATTGCTGCGACTCAAAAAGCGCTTCAAGATGCACTTACTAAGGTAAGAATAGCTGAACAATATCGTTGA
- a CDS encoding ABC transporter substrate-binding protein, which translates to MKKVIAILIVVLSGLFLCKEINNRNTISIGVVSTLSGEESSLGIAVLNGIAMAAEDFNRGKRFYEKKVALIIRDDKNDPREAKKSAEELIDLGVVAILGPALSEAGIAVSEVGNKREKLIISPTVATTKLSGKDDYFIRMTPSVNENAVSLAEVSRDYMDMKKILLIYNEKNSAYTESFKDKYVEKFTENSNYDSLVYIKKSSEKISSYFPKIKDEIDGVVIIANPIDTAEITQNIKKIKQDTQILASDWAFHQNFITYGGKYSEEVYIALNYDDSHLGEESTYQDERFKNFRENYVEKFKEEPNNGSLNGYESLNILAYAVKRSKSVSSDDLKREVLSPESEKYFLQPGKFDKYGDCERGTFIFQVKNRKFKKWNF; encoded by the coding sequence TTGAAAAAAGTAATTGCTATTTTGATTGTGGTCCTATCAGGACTTTTTTTATGTAAGGAGATAAACAATAGAAATACCATAAGTATAGGGGTGGTCAGCACACTTTCTGGAGAGGAGTCTAGCTTGGGAATAGCTGTGTTAAACGGTATAGCAATGGCTGCAGAGGATTTTAACAGAGGAAAAAGGTTTTATGAAAAGAAAGTGGCTTTAATAATCAGAGACGATAAAAATGATCCTAGGGAAGCAAAAAAATCTGCTGAAGAACTCATAGATTTAGGTGTGGTGGCTATACTGGGGCCTGCCTTATCCGAGGCTGGGATAGCCGTAAGTGAAGTGGGTAATAAGAGAGAAAAGCTCATAATAAGTCCTACTGTGGCAACAACAAAACTTTCTGGAAAGGATGATTACTTCATAAGGATGACCCCTTCTGTAAATGAAAATGCAGTCTCTCTTGCAGAGGTATCTAGGGATTATATGGATATGAAAAAAATATTACTAATTTATAATGAGAAAAACTCAGCTTATACAGAGTCATTTAAAGACAAGTATGTAGAAAAATTCACTGAAAATTCTAATTATGACAGTTTGGTTTATATAAAAAAGTCCTCTGAGAAAATATCCTCTTATTTTCCCAAGATCAAAGACGAGATAGATGGTGTGGTAATAATAGCAAATCCGATAGATACTGCAGAAATCACACAAAATATAAAGAAGATCAAGCAAGATACTCAGATACTAGCTTCAGATTGGGCATTTCATCAAAACTTTATAACCTATGGTGGCAAGTATTCAGAAGAGGTATATATCGCCCTCAATTATGATGATTCTCATCTTGGGGAAGAAAGCACATATCAGGATGAAAGATTCAAAAATTTCAGGGAAAATTATGTGGAGAAGTTTAAAGAGGAGCCAAATAATGGATCTCTTAATGGATATGAAAGCCTAAATATTCTGGCTTATGCAGTGAAAAGAAGTAAAAGCGTCAGCAGTGATGATCTAAAGAGGGAAGTGCTATCCCCTGAATCAGAAAAGTATTTTTTACAGCCTGGAAAATTTGATAAATATGGAGACTGTGAAAGAGGTACCTTTATATTTCAGGTGAAAAACAGAAAGTTTAAAAAGTGGAACTTTTAG
- the atpF gene encoding F0F1 ATP synthase subunit B, which yields MATQNMPAVSIDINMFWQIINFLILMFFFKKYFQKPISKMLDARKEKIANELKQAETDRKMAAEANEETQGILKAAKAEANEILLRAEKKADERKETILKEANAQREKTIKSAELEVEKMKKQARKELQSEVTALAVSLAEKMINERLDSKLGENLLNDFIEEVGEDR from the coding sequence TTGGCAACACAAAATATGCCTGCTGTGTCTATTGACATTAATATGTTTTGGCAGATCATAAACTTTTTGATTTTAATGTTTTTCTTTAAAAAATATTTTCAAAAGCCGATCTCCAAGATGTTAGATGCTAGGAAAGAAAAGATAGCTAACGAGTTGAAACAGGCTGAAACAGATAGAAAAATGGCAGCTGAGGCCAATGAGGAAACCCAAGGGATCCTGAAAGCGGCTAAGGCAGAAGCTAATGAAATTCTTTTGAGGGCTGAAAAGAAAGCTGATGAAAGAAAAGAGACTATTTTAAAAGAAGCCAATGCTCAAAGAGAAAAGACTATAAAGTCTGCTGAATTAGAAGTCGAAAAAATGAAAAAACAGGCTAGAAAAGAACTTCAATCAGAAGTTACTGCTTTAGCGGTTAGTCTTGCTGAAAAGATGATTAACGAAAGACTTGATTCTAAATTGGGAGAAAACCTACTCAATGACTTTATTGAAGAGGTAGGCGAAGACAGATGA
- the atpG gene encoding ATP synthase F1 subunit gamma: MAGGKELKGRIKSVQSTHQITKAMEIVSSTKFKRFSALVNQSKPYSESMDNVLKNIAAGIKSEKHPLFDGKKDVKKIGVIVMTSDRGLCGGFNNATLKKMEVLIAENPDKEVSIIGVGKKARDYCNKRNYDLKAEYIQLIPETMFEKAKEISENIVEYFYEDIFDEVYMIYNEFISAMQTELIVKKVLPIERVEVQENTTYIFEPSVEGILSSLLPKYLNIRIYQAILENTASEHSARKNAMKNATDNAEEMIADLNLQYNRERQAAVTQEISEIVSGAAAL; this comes from the coding sequence ATGGCTGGAGGAAAAGAATTAAAAGGTAGAATTAAAAGTGTTCAGTCTACTCACCAGATCACAAAGGCTATGGAGATAGTTTCTTCAACAAAGTTTAAAAGGTTCTCTGCACTGGTAAATCAGTCAAAACCATACTCTGAAAGTATGGATAATGTACTGAAGAATATAGCTGCAGGGATAAAATCTGAAAAACATCCTCTTTTTGACGGGAAAAAGGATGTAAAAAAAATAGGAGTTATAGTAATGACTTCTGACAGAGGACTTTGTGGAGGCTTCAACAATGCCACCTTAAAAAAGATGGAAGTTCTTATTGCCGAAAATCCAGACAAGGAAGTTTCAATCATTGGAGTTGGGAAAAAAGCCAGAGATTATTGTAATAAAAGAAATTACGATCTCAAGGCTGAGTACATTCAGCTGATTCCAGAAACTATGTTTGAAAAGGCTAAAGAGATAAGTGAAAATATTGTAGAATATTTTTATGAAGATATCTTTGATGAGGTATACATGATCTACAATGAATTCATATCTGCAATGCAGACTGAGCTAATTGTAAAAAAAGTGTTACCTATCGAGAGAGTAGAGGTTCAAGAAAATACTACGTATATTTTTGAGCCATCGGTAGAGGGAATATTATCAAGCCTGCTTCCAAAATATCTGAATATCAGAATATATCAGGCTATTTTGGAAAATACGGCAAGTGAGCATTCAGCTAGAAAGAATGCTATGAAAAACGCAACTGACAATGCTGAGGAAATGATAGCTGATCTGAACCTTCAATACAACAGGGAAAGACAGGCTGCCGTTACTCAAGAGATATCTGAAATTGTCAGTGGAGCAGCTGCTCTTTAA
- the atpD gene encoding F0F1 ATP synthase subunit beta: MENKGILTQIIGPVVDVSFNSELPKIYNALRIDRGNGEILVAEVQQHLGNSVVRAICMDGSEGLQRGMEVVDTGAPITVPVGKAVLGRILNVLGEPIDQAGEIKAEEFSSIHREAPAFEDQGTDVEIFETGIKVIDLLAPYVKGGKIGLFGGAGVGKTVLIMELINNIAKGHGGLSVFAGVGERTREGRDLFDEMTESGVLSKTSLVYGQMNEPPGARLRVALTGLTMAENFRDKEGQDVLLFIDNIFRFTQAGSEVSALLGRMPSAVGYQPTLATDMGALQERITSTKTGSITSVQAVYVPADDLTDPAPATTFTHLDATTVLSRRIASLGIYPAVDPLDSTSTALQPGITGHEHYTTAREVQSVLQRYKELQDIIAILGMDELSDEDKITVNRARKIERFFSQPFHVAEQFTGMEGKYVTVKETIRGFKEILEGKHDDLPEQAFLYVGTIDEAIAKARELMKGDA; encoded by the coding sequence GTGGAAAATAAGGGGATTCTTACCCAAATAATTGGTCCGGTTGTAGACGTATCATTCAATAGCGAATTGCCTAAGATTTATAATGCACTTAGAATAGATCGTGGCAACGGAGAAATCCTAGTAGCTGAAGTACAGCAACACTTAGGTAATAGTGTTGTAAGAGCTATTTGTATGGATGGATCTGAGGGACTACAAAGAGGAATGGAAGTAGTAGACACCGGTGCTCCAATAACAGTACCGGTAGGAAAGGCTGTACTAGGAAGAATACTAAATGTATTGGGAGAGCCTATAGATCAAGCAGGAGAAATAAAGGCAGAAGAGTTTTCATCTATTCACAGGGAAGCTCCTGCATTTGAAGATCAGGGAACTGATGTAGAGATATTCGAAACAGGAATTAAAGTAATCGACCTTCTAGCTCCATATGTAAAAGGTGGAAAAATCGGTCTGTTTGGTGGAGCCGGAGTTGGTAAGACAGTTCTTATAATGGAGCTTATCAACAACATCGCCAAGGGACACGGTGGTTTATCAGTATTTGCAGGTGTAGGAGAGAGAACTAGAGAAGGTAGAGACCTTTTTGATGAGATGACTGAATCTGGAGTACTTAGCAAAACTTCACTTGTATACGGTCAGATGAACGAGCCGCCTGGTGCAAGACTAAGAGTAGCACTTACTGGTCTTACTATGGCAGAGAACTTTAGAGACAAAGAGGGGCAGGACGTTCTTCTATTCATTGATAACATCTTTAGATTTACTCAAGCAGGATCGGAAGTTTCGGCACTTTTAGGAAGAATGCCGTCAGCGGTTGGATATCAGCCGACTCTAGCAACAGACATGGGTGCCCTTCAAGAGAGGATAACATCTACTAAAACTGGATCGATCACGTCAGTACAAGCTGTATACGTACCAGCAGATGACCTTACTGACCCGGCTCCAGCGACTACATTTACACATCTAGATGCAACAACAGTACTTTCTAGAAGAATCGCATCTCTTGGAATTTATCCAGCAGTTGACCCTCTAGACTCTACATCAACAGCTCTTCAGCCTGGAATCACAGGTCATGAGCATTATACAACAGCAAGAGAGGTACAGTCTGTACTTCAAAGATATAAAGAATTACAAGATATCATCGCCATACTAGGTATGGATGAATTATCTGACGAAGATAAAATAACAGTAAACAGAGCAAGAAAAATCGAAAGATTCTTTTCGCAGCCATTCCATGTAGCAGAGCAGTTTACAGGAATGGAAGGTAAATACGTAACTGTAAAGGAAACAATAAGAGGCTTTAAAGAGATACTAGAAGGTAAACATGATGACCTTCCTGAACAAGCTTTCCTTTATGTTGGAACAATCGATGAGGCTATAGCAAAAGCGAGGGAATTAATGAAGGGAGATGCATAA
- a CDS encoding DUF748 domain-containing protein — translation MKPNKKIIITSVFLTLMLFFFLIKFPVYIKNTAIKKLEETLGRKINSGKFKYNHLTATIYLEDFQIMEADEKDVFLSFDSFNINVDPTKFITKTLYFKEISLINPTFRYEVSDEGKNFDDILEKMGSSKNKESKEGGMFFRKIGIGNILVDRYTLYHADKTIEGDSAVKFISPNLQYNNNILNFSSGLELSKKDSIALSLEADTSTGDFKGVFNAENITLDDTPFIINKIKGYDSLTGNIKADIPFNGNYKNKVYLLKGKLYSENFNIKNETQSISFKSGDITLNEISFPDPSINISSITLDNLVADYKKPLEDKESESNKPFEIPDFKIEELNISDSSLLTSGSSVTKIDFKGKNLTNEKESKSDIQLSFSLDEKTSVSIDSSVIFKDTLKNPKDLLQLMSSEGKLKASGGDLASLKNIKNLPYQLSTENFSIGGNYSLRYPEVSANTNISIESLGGFSEEKSSFSINHMKISNKIRYHMEDKKFKISGPGEIKSMIFKSSKGKNLFSGDFSFLSKDISKESLILDFINLKNAKIDLTSKAKETENKEVLEKEKKKIPWIYISKFDIENSELLSDDFSLTGVMGSLENLSSKKGEGKVALTGKLNNKSPMTIGGNILLDRDLEFTEDMKNIGYRGKVSLDSLGIEDLSPFLKEVPYTIEGVAKLDSDLSYTKGNFSSQNSLSVDNLAIYSNESTDEFSTKKVTSSFFIQIKDKKYNITKGKFNLEDFKGLFGKDRYSSFSGSNISLILNRLNKDEFVADELTVSKPILVIDKKTESIEKIQKSEKTKMKIDIKKLDILEGDFNLSTKNSSYPIQKILLKLNNFSTSKNKKTDISLDSVVKTGGTLSAKGSYYLREDWNFSPKTMDIDGEFTLNNLDLTPYKNILELYFPNYLNSGKTDWKAGYKIEKGKLNGTNDITFKNISLGQSTGNNTSIPLKTAVGILSDKSGNFNLKIPISGDLNNPQFKLRDIFIQSLKSILIKTVTSPLNIITKTIESEEVSKINFIFLSDDLALTEIQKLEKVSQMLKEREELSVKFILYTDFFRETELLRLKSIKDIILMSSKDSKNLESQIEDLMNSRKEKIITYFREKSQDKRISVEISTDKRVYPQADVIFISP, via the coding sequence ATGAAGCCAAATAAAAAAATAATAATTACCAGTGTGTTTCTGACATTAATGCTTTTCTTTTTTCTCATAAAATTCCCAGTTTACATAAAAAATACAGCTATTAAAAAACTCGAAGAAACTCTCGGTCGAAAAATAAATTCAGGAAAATTCAAATACAATCATCTCACAGCAACGATATATTTAGAGGATTTCCAAATTATGGAAGCAGATGAAAAAGATGTGTTCCTCTCTTTTGATTCATTCAATATAAATGTAGATCCGACAAAATTCATCACAAAAACCCTGTACTTTAAAGAGATATCCCTCATAAACCCAACTTTCAGATATGAAGTTTCCGATGAGGGAAAAAACTTCGACGACATACTAGAAAAGATGGGTTCTAGTAAAAACAAAGAGTCAAAAGAAGGTGGTATGTTCTTTAGAAAAATTGGGATAGGAAATATACTCGTAGACAGATACACCCTCTACCATGCAGACAAAACAATCGAGGGTGACAGCGCCGTAAAATTCATATCTCCAAATCTCCAGTATAACAATAACATCTTAAATTTTTCATCTGGACTAGAGCTTTCAAAAAAAGATTCCATTGCTCTTTCTCTAGAGGCAGATACTTCCACAGGAGATTTCAAAGGAGTTTTTAATGCTGAAAATATTACTTTAGATGACACCCCCTTTATCATAAACAAAATAAAAGGCTATGACTCTTTGACTGGAAACATAAAGGCAGATATTCCCTTCAACGGAAATTATAAAAATAAAGTTTATCTTCTTAAAGGTAAGCTTTACTCAGAAAACTTCAACATCAAAAATGAAACTCAAAGCATCTCCTTCAAATCAGGAGATATAACTCTAAATGAGATCTCTTTTCCAGACCCAAGTATAAATATAAGTAGCATAACTCTGGATAATCTAGTGGCAGACTACAAAAAACCTTTGGAAGATAAAGAATCAGAATCCAATAAACCCTTTGAAATTCCGGATTTTAAAATCGAGGAACTGAATATATCAGATTCATCTCTTTTGACCTCAGGTTCTTCTGTGACAAAGATCGACTTCAAGGGAAAAAACCTTACAAATGAAAAAGAAAGCAAGTCAGATATCCAGCTATCCTTTAGTCTAGATGAAAAAACTTCGGTCTCTATAGATTCCAGTGTAATATTCAAAGATACCTTAAAAAATCCAAAGGATCTGCTTCAGCTTATGTCTTCTGAAGGAAAATTAAAAGCCAGTGGAGGTGACCTTGCATCCCTTAAAAATATAAAAAATCTTCCCTACCAACTAAGTACAGAAAATTTCTCCATAGGCGGAAACTACTCCCTTAGGTATCCTGAGGTTTCTGCCAATACAAACATATCTATAGAAAGTTTAGGAGGGTTTAGTGAAGAAAAATCCAGTTTCTCAATAAATCATATGAAAATTTCAAATAAAATCCGTTATCACATGGAAGATAAAAAATTTAAAATTTCAGGCCCTGGAGAAATCAAAAGCATGATTTTTAAGTCAAGTAAGGGAAAGAATCTCTTTAGCGGGGATTTTTCCTTTCTTTCAAAGGATATCTCTAAAGAATCTTTAATTTTAGATTTTATAAATCTAAAAAATGCAAAAATAGACCTTACAAGCAAGGCAAAGGAGACTGAAAATAAAGAAGTCTTAGAAAAAGAGAAAAAGAAAATACCTTGGATCTATATCTCAAAATTTGACATAGAAAATTCAGAGCTTCTTTCAGATGATTTTTCACTGACTGGTGTCATGGGGTCTTTGGAAAATTTATCTAGTAAAAAGGGAGAGGGAAAGGTAGCCTTAACTGGAAAATTAAACAATAAAAGCCCTATGACTATAGGTGGAAACATTCTATTAGACAGGGATTTAGAGTTCACAGAAGATATGAAAAATATAGGGTATAGGGGAAAGGTAAGCCTAGATTCACTGGGTATAGAGGATCTAAGTCCATTTTTAAAAGAGGTTCCCTATACAATTGAAGGTGTTGCAAAATTAGATTCTGACCTTTCATACACAAAAGGCAACTTCTCCTCACAGAACTCTTTATCAGTTGATAATCTAGCTATTTATAGCAATGAATCCACAGATGAATTTTCTACTAAAAAAGTAACTTCATCCTTTTTTATTCAAATTAAGGATAAAAAATACAATATTACAAAAGGTAAATTTAATCTAGAAGATTTCAAGGGATTGTTTGGAAAAGACAGATATTCATCTTTTTCTGGAAGTAATATCAGTTTAATTTTAAACCGACTGAATAAAGATGAATTTGTTGCTGATGAACTTACAGTTTCAAAACCTATATTGGTTATAGATAAGAAAACTGAAAGTATTGAAAAAATCCAAAAATCTGAAAAAACAAAGATGAAAATAGATATAAAAAAATTAGATATCTTAGAGGGAGATTTCAATCTTTCGACCAAGAACAGCTCTTATCCTATACAGAAAATACTGCTGAAATTAAATAATTTTTCTACCTCTAAAAATAAAAAAACAGATATAAGCCTAGATTCTGTTGTCAAAACCGGAGGTACTCTTTCTGCAAAAGGCTCATACTATCTGAGAGAAGACTGGAACTTCTCTCCAAAAACAATGGACATCGACGGAGAATTCACTCTAAACAACTTAGACCTCACACCTTACAAAAATATTTTAGAACTATATTTTCCAAATTACTTAAACTCTGGAAAAACAGATTGGAAGGCAGGCTACAAAATAGAAAAGGGTAAACTTAATGGAACAAATGACATAACCTTCAAAAATATATCTTTAGGACAATCCACTGGAAATAACACCTCCATTCCTTTGAAAACTGCTGTGGGAATACTTTCTGATAAAAGTGGAAACTTTAATTTAAAGATACCTATTTCAGGAGACTTAAATAATCCACAATTTAAGCTCAGAGATATTTTTATACAAAGTTTAAAGAGTATACTAATAAAAACAGTTACATCTCCACTAAATATTATTACAAAAACAATAGAGTCTGAAGAAGTATCAAAGATAAACTTTATCTTTCTTTCAGATGATTTAGCTTTGACTGAAATCCAAAAGTTAGAAAAAGTATCTCAGATGCTAAAAGAAAGGGAGGAATTAAGTGTCAAATTCATCCTCTATACTGACTTCTTCAGAGAGACGGAACTTCTCAGACTAAAGAGCATAAAAGATATTATACTTATGTCCTCAAAGGATTCTAAAAATTTAGAATCTCAAATCGAAGATCTCATGAACTCTAGAAAAGAAAAAATCATAACTTATTTCAGAGAAAAATCTCAAGACAAGAGAATTTCAGTGGAAATTTCCACCGATAAAAGAGTCTATCCTCAGGCTGATGTAATCTTTATCTCACCATAG
- the atpH gene encoding ATP synthase F1 subunit delta, whose product MIEAQVGKRYAEAIYEMSESNKKVKELYEELNLVMELYKGDKEFKNLVDHPLIKVEEKKEFIGKIFSKFEDFSLNVLFYLVEKKRLSYIKSIVAEYLKIYYTKNQIVDVEAIFAIEPSEEQKTKLIQKLEKKTEKKVNLVVSIDKSIIAGGIIKIGDEIIDGSVRRQLDTVASN is encoded by the coding sequence ATGATAGAAGCGCAAGTAGGGAAAAGATATGCAGAAGCTATTTATGAAATGTCGGAATCTAATAAAAAAGTAAAAGAACTTTACGAGGAACTAAACCTTGTGATGGAGCTTTATAAAGGGGATAAGGAGTTTAAAAACCTTGTGGACCATCCTCTTATTAAAGTAGAAGAAAAAAAAGAATTCATAGGTAAAATCTTTTCTAAATTTGAGGATTTTAGTCTAAATGTTCTTTTCTATCTTGTAGAAAAGAAAAGACTGTCTTACATAAAATCAATTGTCGCAGAATACCTGAAAATCTATTATACAAAAAACCAGATAGTAGACGTAGAAGCTATTTTTGCAATTGAACCTAGTGAAGAACAGAAAACTAAACTTATCCAAAAACTGGAAAAGAAAACAGAGAAAAAAGTTAACTTGGTAGTTAGCATAGATAAATCCATTATTGCCGGTGGAATCATAAAAATCGGTGATGAAATAATTGACGGAAGCGTTAGAAGACAGCTTGATACAGTTGCTAGTAACTAG
- the atpA gene encoding F0F1 ATP synthase subunit alpha has product MKIRPEEISSIIKTEIENYKKSLDIKTSGSVVEVGDGIARIYGLSNAKAGELLEFPNGIKGMVLNLEENNVGAVLLGDPTGVKEGDEVRATGEVAAVPAGEGLLGRVVNALGEPIDGKGDIKTERMMTLERKAHGIIARKPVHEPLQTGIKSIDGMVPIGRGQRELIIGDRQTGKTAVALDAIINQKGTGVKCIYVAIGQRRSTVAQIVKKLENAGAMEYTTIVAATASEPAPLQYMAPYCGVSMGEYFMDKGEHVLIIYDDLSKHAVAYREMSLLLKRPPGREAYPGDVFYLHSRLLERAAKLSDDLGAGSITALPIIETQAGDVSAFIPTNVISITDGQIFLDSELFNSGFRPAINAGISVSRVGGSAQIKAMKQVAAKVKLELAQYSELLTFAQFGSDLDKATKAQLERGHRIMEVLKQDQYKPYRVEEQVVSFFMVLNGYVDDTPIDEVKRFEEELITNLKDNTDVLKEIEEKKALTDEIEAKLRKAIEDFKKNFS; this is encoded by the coding sequence TTGAAGATCAGACCGGAAGAGATCAGCAGCATAATAAAGACTGAGATCGAAAATTATAAAAAATCTTTAGACATAAAAACTTCGGGTTCAGTCGTAGAAGTAGGAGACGGAATCGCAAGAATATACGGTCTTAGTAATGCAAAAGCCGGAGAACTTTTAGAATTCCCTAATGGAATAAAAGGAATGGTACTAAATCTTGAAGAAAACAATGTAGGTGCCGTATTACTAGGTGACCCTACAGGGGTAAAAGAAGGGGACGAAGTAAGGGCCACTGGAGAAGTAGCAGCGGTACCTGCAGGAGAAGGTCTCTTAGGAAGAGTAGTTAACGCTCTAGGAGAGCCTATTGACGGTAAGGGCGATATAAAAACAGAAAGAATGATGACACTCGAGAGAAAGGCTCATGGAATAATTGCCAGAAAGCCTGTACATGAACCACTTCAAACTGGTATCAAGTCCATCGACGGAATGGTACCTATCGGAAGAGGACAGAGAGAACTCATCATCGGGGATAGACAGACTGGTAAAACAGCTGTAGCACTCGATGCAATCATAAACCAGAAAGGTACAGGGGTAAAATGTATCTATGTAGCCATAGGTCAGAGAAGATCAACTGTAGCTCAGATAGTTAAGAAACTTGAAAATGCCGGAGCAATGGAATATACAACAATAGTTGCAGCAACGGCTTCAGAACCAGCACCTCTTCAATATATGGCACCTTACTGTGGTGTATCTATGGGAGAGTACTTCATGGATAAGGGAGAGCACGTATTAATAATATACGATGATCTTTCTAAGCATGCGGTGGCATACAGAGAGATGTCATTACTACTAAAGAGACCACCAGGAAGAGAAGCTTATCCAGGAGATGTATTTTATCTTCACTCAAGACTGCTTGAGAGAGCAGCAAAACTATCTGACGATCTAGGGGCAGGTTCAATAACTGCACTTCCTATAATTGAAACACAGGCAGGAGACGTATCTGCGTTTATTCCTACCAATGTAATTTCAATAACAGATGGACAGATATTCCTAGATTCTGAACTGTTTAACTCTGGATTCAGACCGGCAATAAATGCTGGTATATCAGTATCGAGAGTTGGAGGATCAGCACAGATAAAGGCTATGAAACAAGTTGCTGCAAAAGTAAAACTAGAACTAGCACAGTATAGTGAACTTTTGACATTTGCACAGTTTGGATCAGACCTAGACAAGGCTACAAAAGCTCAACTTGAAAGAGGACACAGAATCATGGAGGTCCTAAAGCAAGATCAATATAAACCTTACAGAGTAGAAGAGCAAGTGGTTTCATTCTTTATGGTTTTAAATGGATATGTTGATGACACTCCTATTGATGAAGTAAAAAGATTTGAAGAAGAGTTAATCACTAATCTAAAAGACAACACAGATGTACTAAAAGAAATAGAAGAGAAAAAAGCTCTTACTGATGAGATAGAAGCTAAATTGAGAAAAGCCATTGAAGATTTTAAAAAAAACTTTAGTTAA